In a single window of the Caloenas nicobarica isolate bCalNic1 chromosome 8, bCalNic1.hap1, whole genome shotgun sequence genome:
- the GP5 gene encoding platelet glycoprotein V, with amino-acid sequence MLVFHLSVMIELFFQLDASVCPEKCDCSSKNAIHCSGPHIKDLELLNLPCNVTAIHITDTNVTYLQDVFSRMVELQHLILSSNNISLISPMAFKGLRSLKALKLLDNKLVELPPEVFDDMVQLQQLIIENNRLKSIKENLFDKLASLEELFLNKNQLTALPTGVLKKLAKLKVLNLSRNYLAALPRNIFSALTRLEKLMLYFNRLSSIESGMFDSLKELLELFLHSNNIQSIAPDAFHCLQKLRILTLSRNKLEVLPPGLFLHLHDLSKLTLYKNPLKSLPEVLFGEMRHLGSLWLYHTKLSTIPDLVFSNLTNLELLVLSFNPELSVLPKNVFSGLNELRGLSLHTNNISSLPEGIFQSLQKLQNISLFDSRLEALPRNLFHNLKHLQKVYLNSTKLQSLPGEIFTALPELQEVFLDGNPWKCDCQILGFQEWLQKSTEIVRNVPSLVCDSPLALQNVSLVALTDDHLKCLPATAITDQAFSSTYSPASTSFVTEHLTSSQETAVTAVSDVDTSTPTSIPLAAPGFTHSHVEDVGQPWFHVSAVPTRASLSVVIETDSVRGTDLTTLAWWDELPAHRSAKPYFNTRVAYCQLFLCLHTSILVLQTVTIVLSLYVMGKTRQLLHSRNTLAQPVVLIKFLRR; translated from the coding sequence ATGTTGGTGTTTCATTTGTCAGTGATGATCGAGCTTTTCTTCCAACTGGATGCATCTGTTTGTCCTGAAAAGTGTGACTGCTCTTCGAAAAATGCAATTCATTGCTCTGGTCCCCACATAAAAGACCTGGAATTGTTAAATCTGCCTTGCAACGTGACGGCGATTCACATAACGGACACTAATGTGACATACTTGCAGGATGTTTTTTCTAGGATGGTGGAATTGCAGCATCTCATCTTGTCTTCAAACAACATTTCTCTGATTTCACCAATGGCTTTTAAAGGCTTGAGAAGCCTAAAAGCCCTCAAACTGCTGGATAATAAGCTGGTTGAACTTCCCCCAGAAGTGTTTGATGACATGGTACAGCTTCAGCAATTGATCATTGAAAATAACAGGTTGAAATCCatcaaagaaaatctgtttgacAAACTAGCTAGTTTGGAGGAGcttttcttgaacaaaaacCAACTAACAGCACTTCCTACCGGCGTCCTGAAGAAACTTGCCAAACTCAAAGTACTGAATTTGTCGAGAAATTATTTGGCAGCGCTgcctagaaatatttttagtgcaTTAACCAGGCTTGAGAAGCTGATGCTGTATTTTAACAGGCTGTCTTCAATAGAGTCTGGTATGTTTGATAGCctgaaggagctgctggaactCTTCCTGCATTCCAATAACATTCAGTCCATCGCTCCTGATGCGTTTCATTGTCTTCAGAAACTGAGAATCCTGACACTCTCCAGAAACAAGCTTGAGGTTTTGCCTCCTGGGCTTTTTCTGCACTTGCATGACCTGTCTAAATTGACCTTGTACAAGAACCCACTCAAGTCTCTTCCAGAGGTATTGTTTGGAGAAATGAGGCATCTTGGTAGCCTGTGGCTGTATCACACAAAGCTCTCAACAATACCAGATCTTGTGTTCAGTAACTTGACAAATTTAGAGCTTCTTGTGCTGAGCTTTAATCCAGAGCTTAGTGTTCTCCCTAAGAATGTATTCAGTGGTCTGAATGAACTACGGGGCCTTTCTCTGCATACAAATAATATTTCCAGTCTGCCAGAGGGCATCTTCCAGAGCCTTCAGAAGCTGCAGAACATTTCCCTGTTCGATTCCAGGCTTGAGGCTCTTCCTAGAAACCTCTTTCACAATCTCAAGCACCTTCAGAAAGTTTACCTCAATAGCACCAAGCTGCAGTCTCTTCCTGGAGAAATCTTTACTGCTTTACCCGAGCTGCAAGAAGTTTTTCTTGATGGCAACCCTTGGAAATGCGATTGCCAAATTCTTGGCTTTCAAGAGTGGCTCCAGAAGAGCACAGAGATAGTTAGAAATGTGCCATCTCTGGTGTGTGACAGCCCGCTGGCCCTGCAGAATGTTTCTCTTGTGGCTCTAACAGATGATCACCTGAAGTGCCTGCCAGCCACAGCTATTACAGACCAGGCGTTCAGCTCAACTTATTCCCCGGCTTCAACTTCTTTTGTGACGGAGCACTTGACGTCATCTCAGGAGACTGCTGTAACTGCAGTGTCTGACGTGGACACCAGCACACCCACATCAATACCTCTTGCAGCTCCAGGTTTTACCCATTCGCATGTTGAAGATGTTGGACAGCCTTGGTTTCATGTCTCAGCTGTTCCAACCCGAGCTTCTCTCAGTGTTGTAATAGAGACTGACAGTGTCAGAGGAACAGATTTAACTACTCTTGCCTGGTGGGATGAGCTGCCAGCCCACAGGAGTGCCAAGCCTTATTTTAATACCAGAGTTGCTTATTGTCAGCTATTCTTGTGCCTTCACACTTCGATTTTAGTGCTCCAGACCGTAACCATTGTGCTCAGTCTGTATGTGATGGGTAAAACGAGGCAGCTCTTGCACTCCAGAAATACTCTTGCTCAGCCTGTGGTTCTGATAAAATTTTTGAGAAGATAG
- the LOC135991659 gene encoding leucine-rich repeat-containing protein 15-like, translating into MEQGGWWWWLLLLVGVQLAGGQCPEQCQCVRTAQVECSGAGITVVPSPIPANTMTLQIINTRIAELGDASFGNASLLIGLRIEKNNLSRISPGAFQYLPDLRYLSLASNKLQELPVQVFEPLDKLESLLLSSNQILQVEPSHFAHLSNLRELQLHGNNLQELKEGLFDQLTSLTKLNLARNNIDRLPPRAFERLARLQVLRLYENRLRQIPVGAFDGLPELQELGLHQNQLETLSPELFLHNGNLQKLYLSNNLLAALPSGIFLPLRALAKITLHVNRLRDISPGAFGPMPDLRELWLYENELSTLPTAVFSNLTQLQLLVLSKNRLRSLAPGAFRGLGELLELSLHSNALRRLDAQALEGLPKLQNVSLHHNQLRALPRGLFGATPGLRHLQLHSNALEYLPAGIFSPLATLREVKLHNNSWRCDEGILPLRHWLENNPHKVGETPPLCAQPPALRGTPIAGLPRDQLLTPRSPSASPQPSTPLPTHPSEAASPEGTWTEPPVGLPVSPREEEEEEEEERGWWGLTRTQSGVVVAVIVLVCVALLATLMALVVYGCRRKSQVVLMRMKAPNEA; encoded by the coding sequence ATGGAGCAGGGAggctggtggtggtggctgctgctgctggtgggcgTCCAGCTGGCCGGTGGCCAGTGCCCGGAGCAGTGCCAGTGCGTCCGCACTGCCCAGGTGGAGTGCTCCGGTGCCGGCATCACCGtggtccccagccccatccctgcaaaCACCATGACCCTCCAGATCATCAACACTCGCATCGCCGAGCTGGGTGATGCGTCCTTTGGCAACGCCTCCCTGCTGATCGGGCTGCGCATCGAGAAGAACAACCTGTCGCGCATCAGCCCTGGGGCTTTCCAGTACCTGCCTGACCTGCGCTACCTCAGCCTGGCGAGCAACAAGCTGCAGGAGCTTCCCGTGCAGGTCTTCGAGCCCCTGGACAAACTGGAGTCGCTGCTTCTCTCCAGCAACCAGATCCTCCAGGTTGAGCCTTCCCACTTTGCCCACCTGAGCAACctgagggagctgcagctccacgGGAACAACCtgcaggagctgaaggaaggtctgttCGACCAGCTCACCAGCCTCACCAAGCTCAACCTGGCCAGGAACAACATCGACCGCCTGCCGCCCCGGGCCTTCGAGCGGCTGGCGCGGCTGCAGGTGCTGCGGCTCTATGAGAACCGGCTCCGGCAGATCCCAGTGGGTGCCTTTGACGGGCTGccggagctgcaggagctggggctgcaccaGAACCAGCTGGAGACATTGTCCCCAGAGCTCTTCCTGCACAACGGGAACCTGCAGAAGCTCTACCTGTCCAACAATCTCCTCGCCGCCCTGCCGAGCGGCATCTTCCTGCCTCTGCGCGCCCTCGCCAAGATCACCCTGCACGTCAACCGCCTGCGGGACATCTCCCCCGGTGCCTTTGGGCCCATGCCTGACCTGCGCGAGCTGTGGCTCTACGAGAATGAGCTCTCCACCCTCCCCACAGCTGTCTTCAGCAACCTcacccagctgcagctcctggtcctCAGCAAGAACCGGCTGCGCTCGCTGGCGCCGGGGGCTTTCCGGGgcctgggggagctgctggagctgtcaCTGCACTCCAACGCCTTGCGCCGCCTGGATGCCCAGGCCCTGGAGGGGCTTCCCAAGCTGCAGAACGTCTCCCTGCACCACAACCAGCTGCGGGCGCTGCCACGGGGCCTCTTTGGGGCCACCCCGGGGCTGCGGCACTTGCAGCTGCATTCCAACGCCCTGGAATACCTGCCTGCTGGCATCTTCTCCCCGCTGGCCACCCTGCGGGAGGTGAAGCTGCACAACAACTCCTGGCGCTGTGACGAGGGCATTCTGCCCCTACGGCACTGGCTGGAGAACAACCCCCACAAGGTGGGCGAGACACCCCCGCTGTGCGcccagccccctgccctgcGGGGCACCCCCATTGCCGGGCTACCGCGGGACCAGCTCCTCACTCCTCGGtccccctctgcctccccccagcccagcaccccgcTCCCCACTCACCCCTCGGAGGCGGCATCGCCAGAGGGCACCTGGACGGAGCCTCCTGTGGGGCTGCCGGTTTCCCctcgggaggaggaggaggaggaagaggaggagcgGGGTTGGTGGGGGCTGACGCGCACGCAGAGCGGGGTGGTGGTGGCGGTCATCGTGCTGGTGTGCGTGGCCCTGCTTGCCACTCTCATGGCGCTGGTGGTCTATGGCTGTAGGAGGAAGAGCCAGGTTGTGCTCATGAGGATGAAGGCACCCAACGAAGCCTGA
- the CPN2 gene encoding carboxypeptidase N subunit 2 isoform X1: protein MMPCSCRLVVCVLLGLGSLPAGGLPLSCPPACQCYDTSKVFCSEERMREIPAGLPGNATHLFFVETALSSIHSGDLGPSTTLTKLVFLNNDIQELEAGAFSGLSSLVELEVSGNYLPAVSLGVLVGLPSLSKLSLGANAIRSLPPGLFATTCRLQDLCLAGNKIEALPPGIFRPLRRLQSLDLSRNALADLPAGLLTPLTALRLLKLSDNLLAQVPPGAFGALGRLAELHLDGNQLQELPAGTFAGLGGLRRLQLQHNALASLAPDIFAGLPNLTVLSLEGNHLAALPATLFAGTPHLLQLSLARNQLERLPQGLFTNLSVLQTLVLSHNTMAHLPSGVFQGLAGLTVLQLSHNNLSSLPAELLAGLPLLTALALDHNRLARLPPGLFDANEELARVGLADNPWACDCHLAYLLGWLQGFAEPLTHAQASCSSPAALRGRSLLEVSQGQLECPRAPSVPKEEGWEGVPGEDAPEQCTYSNPEGTVSMACNATSCQRLSLHLPPPLPPGQAAGPRPAYQGAWVLHSHCGTLEVSVLVMARSRDEATLPELPTAP, encoded by the exons ATGATGCCATGCTCG TGCAGGCTGGTGGTCTgcgtgctgctggggctggggtctCTGCCGGCAGGAGGGCTGCCCCTGTCCTGCCCCCCTGCCTGCCAGTGCTACGACACCTCCAAAGTCTTCTGCTCAGAGGAGAGGATGCGGGAGATCCCAGCAGGTCTGCCAGGGAACGCCACCCACCTCTTCTTCGTGGAGACAGCCCTGAGCAGCATCCACAGCGGTGACCTGGGCCCCAGCACCACTCTCACCAAGCTGGTCTTCCTCAACAATGACATCCAGGAGCTGGAGGCCGGCGCCTTTTCGGGGCTGTCCAGCCTCGTTGAGCTAGAGGTGTCAGGCAACTACCTGCCGGCGGTCagcctgggggtgctggtggggctgccCAGCCTCAGCAAGCTCTCCCTGGGCGCCAATGCCATCCGCTCCCTGCCGCCGGGGCTCTTCGCCACCACCTGCCGCCTGCAGGACCTATGCTTGGCAGGGAACAAGATCGAGGCGCTGCCCCCCGGCATCTTCCGCCCGCTCCGCCGTCTCCAGAGCCTGGACCTCTCACGGAATGCCCTGGCTGACCTGCCAGCAGGGCTGCTGACCCCCCTCACCGCCCTCCGCCTCCTCAAGCTCAGTGACAACCTGCTGGCACAGGTGCCGCCTGGCGCTTTCGGGGCGCTGGGCCGGCTGGCCGAGCTCCACCTGGACGGTaaccagctgcaggagctgccggCTGGCACCTTtgccgggctgggggggctgcggcggctgcagctgcagcacaatGCCCTGGCCAGCCTGGCCCCTGACATCTTCGCTGGGCTCCCCAACCTCACTGTCCTCAGCCTGGAGGGCAACCACCtggctgccctgcctgccaccCTCTTTGCCGGCAcccctcacctcctccagcTCTCGCTGGCCCGCAACCAGCTGGAGAGGCTGCCTCAGGGGCTCTTCACCAACCTCTCCGTGCTGCAGACCCTGGTGCTCTCGCACAACACCATGGCCCACCTCCCCAGCGGGGTCTTCcaggggctggcggggctgacggtgctgcagctcagccacaACAACCTCTCCAGCCTGCCGGCCGAGCTGCTGGCCGGGCTGCCCCTCCTCACCGCGCTGGCGCTGGACCACAACCGCCTGGCGCGCCTGCCCCCGGGGCTCTTTGATGCCAACGAGGAGCTGGCACGCGTGGGGCTGGCCGACAACCCCTGGGCCTGCGACTGCCACCTGGCCTatctgctgggctggctgcagggcttTGCTGAACCCCTCACCCATGCACAAGCCTCCTGCTCCAGTCCCGCTGCCCTCCGGGGACGGTCCCTGCTGGAGGTctcccagggacagctggagtgCCCCAGAGCACCCAGTGTCCCCAAAgaggagggctgggagggggtgCCGGGGGAGGATGCTCCAGAGCAGTGCACCTACAGCAACCCTGAGGGCACTGTGAGCATGGCTTGCaatgccaccagctgccagcgGCTCAGCCTtcacctccctcctcctcttcctcctgggcaggcagcagggccCAGGCCAGCGTACCAGGGTGCCTGGGTGCTGCACTCCCACTGTGGCACGCTGGAGGTCAGTGTCCTCGTCATGGCACGGAGCAGGGACGAGGCCACATTGCCAGAACTCCCCACTGCGCCCTAG
- the CPN2 gene encoding carboxypeptidase N subunit 2 isoform X2 produces the protein MREIPAGLPGNATHLFFVETALSSIHSGDLGPSTTLTKLVFLNNDIQELEAGAFSGLSSLVELEVSGNYLPAVSLGVLVGLPSLSKLSLGANAIRSLPPGLFATTCRLQDLCLAGNKIEALPPGIFRPLRRLQSLDLSRNALADLPAGLLTPLTALRLLKLSDNLLAQVPPGAFGALGRLAELHLDGNQLQELPAGTFAGLGGLRRLQLQHNALASLAPDIFAGLPNLTVLSLEGNHLAALPATLFAGTPHLLQLSLARNQLERLPQGLFTNLSVLQTLVLSHNTMAHLPSGVFQGLAGLTVLQLSHNNLSSLPAELLAGLPLLTALALDHNRLARLPPGLFDANEELARVGLADNPWACDCHLAYLLGWLQGFAEPLTHAQASCSSPAALRGRSLLEVSQGQLECPRAPSVPKEEGWEGVPGEDAPEQCTYSNPEGTVSMACNATSCQRLSLHLPPPLPPGQAAGPRPAYQGAWVLHSHCGTLEVSVLVMARSRDEATLPELPTAP, from the coding sequence ATGCGGGAGATCCCAGCAGGTCTGCCAGGGAACGCCACCCACCTCTTCTTCGTGGAGACAGCCCTGAGCAGCATCCACAGCGGTGACCTGGGCCCCAGCACCACTCTCACCAAGCTGGTCTTCCTCAACAATGACATCCAGGAGCTGGAGGCCGGCGCCTTTTCGGGGCTGTCCAGCCTCGTTGAGCTAGAGGTGTCAGGCAACTACCTGCCGGCGGTCagcctgggggtgctggtggggctgccCAGCCTCAGCAAGCTCTCCCTGGGCGCCAATGCCATCCGCTCCCTGCCGCCGGGGCTCTTCGCCACCACCTGCCGCCTGCAGGACCTATGCTTGGCAGGGAACAAGATCGAGGCGCTGCCCCCCGGCATCTTCCGCCCGCTCCGCCGTCTCCAGAGCCTGGACCTCTCACGGAATGCCCTGGCTGACCTGCCAGCAGGGCTGCTGACCCCCCTCACCGCCCTCCGCCTCCTCAAGCTCAGTGACAACCTGCTGGCACAGGTGCCGCCTGGCGCTTTCGGGGCGCTGGGCCGGCTGGCCGAGCTCCACCTGGACGGTaaccagctgcaggagctgccggCTGGCACCTTtgccgggctgggggggctgcggcggctgcagctgcagcacaatGCCCTGGCCAGCCTGGCCCCTGACATCTTCGCTGGGCTCCCCAACCTCACTGTCCTCAGCCTGGAGGGCAACCACCtggctgccctgcctgccaccCTCTTTGCCGGCAcccctcacctcctccagcTCTCGCTGGCCCGCAACCAGCTGGAGAGGCTGCCTCAGGGGCTCTTCACCAACCTCTCCGTGCTGCAGACCCTGGTGCTCTCGCACAACACCATGGCCCACCTCCCCAGCGGGGTCTTCcaggggctggcggggctgacggtgctgcagctcagccacaACAACCTCTCCAGCCTGCCGGCCGAGCTGCTGGCCGGGCTGCCCCTCCTCACCGCGCTGGCGCTGGACCACAACCGCCTGGCGCGCCTGCCCCCGGGGCTCTTTGATGCCAACGAGGAGCTGGCACGCGTGGGGCTGGCCGACAACCCCTGGGCCTGCGACTGCCACCTGGCCTatctgctgggctggctgcagggcttTGCTGAACCCCTCACCCATGCACAAGCCTCCTGCTCCAGTCCCGCTGCCCTCCGGGGACGGTCCCTGCTGGAGGTctcccagggacagctggagtgCCCCAGAGCACCCAGTGTCCCCAAAgaggagggctgggagggggtgCCGGGGGAGGATGCTCCAGAGCAGTGCACCTACAGCAACCCTGAGGGCACTGTGAGCATGGCTTGCaatgccaccagctgccagcgGCTCAGCCTtcacctccctcctcctcttcctcctgggcaggcagcagggccCAGGCCAGCGTACCAGGGTGCCTGGGTGCTGCACTCCCACTGTGGCACGCTGGAGGTCAGTGTCCTCGTCATGGCACGGAGCAGGGACGAGGCCACATTGCCAGAACTCCCCACTGCGCCCTAG